The following is a genomic window from uncultured Campylobacter sp..
CGCTTATCGCGGCGCTTTCCGCAAATTTCGCGCTTGCCGAAAATTTTGAAATCACCGCAGACGATATAAGCCGGGCTACAAAATCCTGCAATAAGGGCGATATAAAGTCGTGCGGGGCGTTGGCGCAGGTTTACAATTATGGCTGGGGCGTGCCGCAAGATCTGCTAAAGGCTGCGCCGTTATACGTCAAAGCTTGCAAAGGCGGCGATGTGGAGTCGTGCGTAAATTTAGGCATTTTGTATCAAAGCGGAGAGGGGATGCCGCGCGATGAGGCGAAGGCGGCAGAGCTGTTTGACAAAGCCTGCGATGACGGGCACGCGATAGGCTGCAGTAACGCAGGCTCTGCGTATATCGGAGGCAGAGGCGTGCGCAAAGACGCTATAAAGGGCGTAGGTTACTATGTGCGCGGTTACGATATGGATATCGCGGACAGCTGGCTTGCGTGCTTAAATTTAGCGCGTCTTTACGAGGGCAGAGATAATGTTAAAGCCGTGCAATACTACAAAAAAGCCTGCGAGCTGAGCGGCAAGGATAGATTTATGAGTTCGGTAGCGGAACATGAAAAGGCATGGCAAAGCTCATGCGAAAGCTACGAAAGGCTTAAATAGCCCGCAAATCCATGCTTTGAAGCAGACCCTCGCGCTCGCCGTGGCTACGGAGCAAGAACCCTAGCGGATTTCGCATAAATAGTGCAAATCTAAACATTAAGTATCCTGTGGGAGCGGAAACATAACGGCGCAAGTTCTTAGCGGGCTCGTATTTTAGGAGGCAAAATCATGACGTTAGCGCTGATCCGCCACGTTACGCCGCTGATCGATCGCGGCGTGTGCGACGCCGCAGAAGCGGCACGGCGCGCGATCCTGTACGATACTACGCAAAGCTTAACTTTGTGACA
Proteins encoded in this region:
- a CDS encoding tetratricopeptide repeat protein, coding for MKNKISVLALIAALSANFALAENFEITADDISRATKSCNKGDIKSCGALAQVYNYGWGVPQDLLKAAPLYVKACKGGDVESCVNLGILYQSGEGMPRDEAKAAELFDKACDDGHAIGCSNAGSAYIGGRGVRKDAIKGVGYYVRGYDMDIADSWLACLNLARLYEGRDNVKAVQYYKKACELSGKDRFMSSVAEHEKAWQSSCESYERLK